A region of Myxococcaceae bacterium JPH2 DNA encodes the following proteins:
- a CDS encoding ATP-binding cassette domain-containing protein — MFNVINVSKAYGPKKLFEEVNVTFSPGRRYGLTGPNGAGKSTFMKILAGDEEADMGNIIRPRKLGILRQDHFRYENDRVLDVVLMGNQGLWAAMHEKNQLLAKSDITEEDGNRLGELEGVIAEEDGYSAESDAATLLAGLGIEEAFHEGPMRQLTGGLKLRVLLAQALFGKPEGLLLDEPTNNLDIDSIRWLETFLHEYEGVLITISHDRHFLNSICTHIADIDYEAIIQYTGGYDDMVRQKAQLRTRVESETAEKKKKIAQLQDFVARFHAGTRASQVQSRIKQIDKLKTEDLKRSNIARPFIRFDQKVVSGKQTLMIEGISKSFDGTPVIRPFNALVCKGEKICVIGRNGVGKSTLVKMIAGQLESDSGKLTWGHQASVGYLPQDHHGVVRKGTTCFGWLRDLHDKLTNEEISGVLGRMLFSGEERMKNTDTLSGGETVRLLLSKLMIMQDNVLVLDEPTNHLDLESIAALAEGLQKYEGTVIVVTHDQELISEVATRVWSLELGKEVLDFNGPYSEFREKHADAALKRR, encoded by the coding sequence ATGTTCAACGTCATCAACGTCTCCAAGGCCTATGGGCCCAAGAAGCTCTTCGAGGAGGTCAACGTCACCTTCTCGCCCGGGCGCCGCTACGGCCTCACCGGTCCCAACGGGGCTGGCAAGTCCACCTTCATGAAGATCCTCGCGGGAGACGAGGAAGCGGACATGGGCAACATCATCCGCCCCCGCAAGCTGGGCATCCTGCGCCAGGACCACTTCCGCTACGAGAACGACCGCGTGCTGGACGTCGTGCTCATGGGCAACCAGGGCCTGTGGGCCGCGATGCACGAGAAGAACCAGCTGCTCGCCAAGTCCGACATCACCGAGGAGGACGGCAATCGGCTGGGTGAGCTGGAGGGCGTCATCGCCGAGGAGGACGGGTACTCGGCGGAGAGCGACGCGGCCACGCTGCTGGCGGGCCTTGGCATCGAGGAGGCCTTCCACGAGGGCCCCATGCGCCAGCTCACCGGTGGCCTGAAGCTGCGCGTGCTGCTCGCGCAGGCGCTGTTCGGCAAGCCCGAGGGGCTGCTGCTCGACGAGCCCACGAACAACCTGGACATCGACTCCATCCGCTGGCTGGAGACGTTCCTCCACGAGTACGAGGGCGTGCTCATCACCATCAGCCACGACCGGCACTTCCTCAACTCCATCTGCACGCACATCGCGGACATCGATTACGAGGCCATCATCCAGTACACGGGTGGCTACGACGACATGGTCCGGCAGAAGGCGCAGCTGCGCACGCGCGTCGAGTCGGAGACGGCGGAGAAGAAGAAGAAGATCGCCCAGCTCCAGGACTTCGTCGCCCGCTTCCACGCCGGCACGCGCGCCTCGCAGGTGCAGAGCCGCATCAAGCAGATCGACAAGCTGAAGACGGAGGACTTGAAGCGCTCCAACATCGCGCGCCCGTTCATCCGGTTCGATCAGAAGGTCGTGAGCGGCAAGCAGACGCTGATGATCGAAGGCATCAGCAAGAGCTTCGACGGCACGCCCGTCATCCGCCCGTTCAACGCGCTCGTGTGCAAGGGCGAGAAGATCTGCGTCATCGGCCGCAACGGCGTGGGTAAGTCCACGCTGGTGAAGATGATCGCCGGCCAGCTCGAGTCCGACTCCGGCAAGCTCACCTGGGGGCACCAGGCATCCGTGGGCTACCTGCCGCAGGACCACCACGGCGTCGTGCGCAAGGGGACCACCTGCTTCGGCTGGCTGCGCGACCTGCACGACAAGCTCACCAACGAGGAGATCTCCGGCGTGCTGGGCCGCATGCTCTTCTCCGGTGAGGAGCGCATGAAGAACACGGACACCCTCTCCGGTGGCGAGACGGTGCGCCTGCTGTTGTCCAAGCTGATGATCATGCAGGACAACGTGCTCGTGCTGGACGAGCCGACCAACCACCTGGACCTCGAGTCCATCGCCGCCCTGGCCGAGGGCCTCCAGAAGTACGAGGGCACGGTCATCGTCGTCACGCACGACCAGGAACTCATCTCCGAGGTGGCCACCCGCGTGTGGAGCCTCGAGCTGGGCAAGGAAGTGCTCGACTTCAACGGCCCCTACTCCGAGTTCCGGGAGAAGCACGCGGACGCGGCGCTCAAGCGCCGGTAG
- a CDS encoding chitobiase/beta-hexosaminidase C-terminal domain-containing protein, with product MPRPFAVRLLPVWAPLVLLCLGGCGGKNEPPPPSEPSDTSAPSTHANPTGGTYSNQVSVELTCNDGSGSGCAATYYTSDGSTPSAQSSKYQAAIVVRADTTLRFFSVDKAGNAEAARQEQYAIVQKPVDTVAPVTSASPPGGAFNGSRFVSLDCRDQGGLCAATYYTVDGSTPSKQSPRYTAPLIVGQSMQLRFFSVDPAGNVEQVKTESYVIDTAAPSVTASRPGGKFQGTLSLTLSCDDGQGSGCKDIYFTRDGSTPTTASVRYTAPLSLSATTTVRFFATDVAGNASAPVTEAYVWEAPVPEAAASPRGGVFKDGPQVMLTCVDGPGLGPCASIHYTVDGTTPTSASTKYTAPIQLTSSTQLRFLAVSTTGKPGAVVSEMYNLDTVGPVTQASPAGAMFRDAVDVKLTCTDANGCQATYVTRDGSIPTTTSPRYTEPLHLTEETTLRFYSVDVVGNVEAVRSEHYAFDRIPPTTQANPGGGTYVAPLFVALGCDDAVGSGCATTRYTLDGSDPNTSATAVAYSNPISIRGTVQLRYASVDKLGNIESAGSQSYTVHDSPGAVSTQIAAIRTTASGTGLKLHIGGAFVTGVTPQGGNTSNDPAGFFLQASQGGSALFVAVDPSTLSPPLAVGDLVGLTVTAKTVVNGMQRAVSISDLQVFARNQPLVSLVQDVSAVDLMASAASYEAKLITVRGDITGDFGNAGQGFVQASFSTAGTPQGSASTSNLRLRMLASVQATHALGAGCTVSVQAPLWLYSAPSSSTVVQPSAWDVSAVSSIACPAPRVVSARGTGPGEVTVRFDRALAPDSVEADGSQFSLGDVGIPVTSATVNGREVKLTTGEHVPGTHYALSASRALRDTRGTPMAQDGSASFLAYSLPARLRLTEVAPNLYAGRDLFELVVLNEGSVDGMTLVDGNSTLATLPGAYVHAGDVIVIHMMPGALSGFEAPQSETLFPQEYASANYPGNYDSAWDFLGGPINVVYPGSHLFRVNDPKGVTQDVLAVMSPGSQYAPYPGFLQAAQAQGLWSPADCAGMPCTSATDPSVVDVSVNWSAYPMPDSVSYTLQSPLAADNDTASGWLITSGTMGFVAN from the coding sequence ATGCCTCGCCCGTTCGCCGTTCGACTCCTTCCCGTCTGGGCGCCTCTGGTGCTCCTGTGTCTGGGTGGTTGTGGTGGCAAGAACGAGCCGCCGCCTCCCTCCGAGCCTTCCGATACGAGCGCGCCGAGCACGCACGCCAATCCGACCGGCGGCACCTACTCGAACCAGGTCTCGGTCGAGCTGACCTGCAATGACGGCAGCGGCAGCGGGTGCGCGGCCACGTACTACACGAGCGATGGCTCGACGCCCTCGGCGCAGTCGTCCAAGTATCAGGCCGCCATCGTGGTGCGCGCGGACACGACGCTGCGCTTCTTCTCGGTGGACAAGGCGGGCAACGCCGAGGCCGCGCGTCAGGAGCAGTACGCCATCGTGCAGAAGCCCGTCGACACGGTGGCGCCGGTGACGAGCGCTTCGCCCCCAGGCGGCGCCTTCAATGGCTCGCGCTTCGTGTCGCTCGACTGCCGCGACCAAGGGGGACTCTGCGCGGCCACGTATTACACGGTCGATGGTTCGACCCCGTCGAAGCAGTCGCCTCGGTACACCGCGCCGCTCATCGTCGGTCAGTCGATGCAGCTCCGGTTCTTCTCCGTGGACCCGGCGGGCAACGTGGAGCAGGTGAAGACGGAGTCGTATGTCATCGATACGGCGGCGCCCTCGGTGACGGCCTCACGCCCTGGTGGGAAGTTCCAGGGCACGCTCTCCCTGACGCTGTCCTGCGATGACGGCCAGGGTTCCGGGTGCAAGGACATCTACTTCACGCGCGATGGCTCCACGCCGACCACGGCTTCGGTGCGCTACACCGCGCCGCTCTCGCTGTCCGCGACCACCACGGTGCGCTTCTTCGCGACGGATGTGGCGGGCAACGCCTCGGCCCCGGTGACCGAGGCGTATGTGTGGGAGGCGCCCGTGCCGGAGGCCGCGGCGAGTCCTCGGGGCGGGGTGTTCAAGGACGGGCCGCAGGTGATGCTCACGTGCGTGGACGGACCGGGCCTGGGGCCCTGCGCCTCCATCCACTACACAGTGGATGGTACGACTCCCACCTCGGCCTCCACGAAGTACACCGCGCCGATTCAACTCACGAGCAGCACGCAGCTGCGGTTTCTCGCGGTGAGCACCACCGGCAAGCCGGGCGCCGTGGTCAGTGAGATGTACAACCTGGACACGGTGGGCCCTGTCACGCAGGCGAGCCCCGCGGGCGCGATGTTTCGAGACGCGGTCGATGTGAAGCTCACGTGCACGGACGCCAACGGCTGCCAGGCGACCTACGTCACGCGGGATGGCAGCATTCCGACGACGACCTCGCCGCGCTACACCGAGCCGCTGCACCTGACCGAAGAGACCACGCTGCGCTTCTACTCGGTGGATGTGGTGGGCAACGTGGAGGCGGTTCGCAGCGAGCACTACGCGTTCGATCGCATCCCGCCGACGACCCAGGCGAACCCCGGGGGCGGCACCTACGTGGCACCCCTCTTCGTCGCGCTCGGCTGCGATGACGCCGTGGGCAGCGGCTGCGCCACCACGCGCTACACGCTGGATGGCTCGGATCCGAACACCAGCGCCACCGCCGTGGCGTACAGCAACCCCATCTCGATTCGCGGCACCGTGCAGCTTCGGTATGCCTCGGTGGACAAGCTGGGCAACATCGAGTCCGCGGGCTCGCAGTCCTATACGGTCCACGATTCGCCGGGTGCGGTCTCCACGCAGATCGCCGCCATCCGGACCACGGCCAGCGGCACGGGACTGAAGCTGCACATCGGAGGCGCCTTCGTCACGGGCGTGACGCCGCAGGGTGGCAACACCAGCAACGATCCCGCGGGCTTCTTTCTCCAGGCGAGCCAGGGAGGCTCGGCGCTCTTCGTCGCGGTGGATCCGTCCACGCTGTCGCCACCCCTGGCCGTGGGAGACCTCGTGGGGCTGACGGTCACCGCGAAGACGGTCGTCAACGGGATGCAGCGCGCGGTGTCTATCTCCGACCTCCAGGTCTTCGCGCGCAACCAACCCCTGGTGTCGCTCGTTCAGGACGTGAGCGCGGTGGACCTCATGGCTTCAGCGGCCAGCTACGAGGCGAAGCTCATCACTGTGCGAGGTGACATCACCGGAGACTTCGGCAATGCGGGGCAGGGCTTCGTGCAGGCCAGTTTCTCCACGGCCGGAACGCCGCAGGGCTCCGCGTCCACCAGCAACCTGCGCCTGCGGATGCTCGCGTCCGTCCAGGCCACGCATGCGCTCGGCGCGGGGTGCACGGTGTCTGTCCAGGCCCCGCTGTGGTTGTACTCGGCCCCGTCCAGTTCAACGGTGGTCCAGCCCTCGGCCTGGGATGTCTCGGCCGTGTCTTCGATTGCGTGTCCCGCGCCGCGCGTGGTGTCGGCACGAGGCACGGGTCCAGGCGAGGTGACGGTCCGCTTCGACCGCGCGCTGGCTCCCGACAGCGTGGAGGCGGACGGCAGCCAGTTCTCCTTGGGGGACGTTGGCATCCCGGTGACCTCCGCCACGGTGAACGGCCGCGAGGTGAAGCTGACCACGGGCGAGCACGTTCCGGGGACGCACTACGCGCTCTCCGCGAGTCGAGCCCTGCGCGACACGCGGGGCACGCCGATGGCGCAGGACGGCAGCGCGAGCTTCCTGGCGTACAGCCTCCCGGCCCGGCTGCGCCTGACGGAGGTCGCCCCCAATCTGTACGCAGGTCGCGACCTGTTCGAACTCGTCGTGTTGAATGAGGGCAGCGTGGACGGGATGACCCTGGTTGATGGCAACAGCACGTTGGCCACGTTGCCGGGGGCCTATGTGCACGCGGGGGACGTCATCGTCATCCACATGATGCCCGGCGCCCTGTCTGGCTTTGAAGCCCCGCAGTCGGAGACCCTGTTCCCTCAGGAGTATGCGTCGGCGAACTACCCCGGGAACTACGACTCCGCTTGGGACTTCCTGGGCGGTCCCATCAACGTCGTCTATCCGGGCAGTCACCTGTTCCGCGTCAATGACCCCAAGGGCGTCACGCAGGACGTGCTCGCGGTGATGAGTCCAGGCAGTCAGTACGCGCCCTATCCGGGCTTCTTGCAGGCGGCGCAGGCCCAGGGACTCTGGTCCCCCGCTGACTGCGCCGGCATGCCTTGCACCTCCGCCACCGACCCGAGCGTGGTCGACGTCTCGGTGAACTGGAGCGCGTATCCGATGCCGGACAGCGTCAGCTACACGCTCCAGTCTCCCCTCGCTGCGGACAACGACACCGCGTCGGGCTGGCTCATCACGTCGGGCACGATGGGCTTCGTGGCCAACTGA
- a CDS encoding NAD(P)H-binding protein: MSFVVNTPNGNIGRPLVQRLLHAGKRVTLISRKAEKVADLVKAGARVVEGSMEDRAVLDAAFQGATALFWLNPPPSRPDYVSWSEGVAREAARAAKAHGIGRVVVLSSVGAQNGPGLGPVSSLLPVEKAFEAELPNVYALRAGFFMENLLHDVTAIARSGSLFTLMPPDQKFPMVAVADIAAKAAEVLLDATWTGHRQGGAQGPVHLSFPEAADILAEALGRPVKYVRIPADGMRQGLLGAGAPAWLAEAMVELYVGAGEGRLDAAEPRSKDTTTPTPLAQFARTVLLPAVEKVARAA; the protein is encoded by the coding sequence ATGTCATTCGTCGTCAACACGCCCAACGGCAACATCGGTCGTCCGCTCGTGCAGCGGCTCCTTCATGCTGGCAAGCGCGTCACCCTCATCAGCCGCAAGGCGGAGAAGGTGGCGGACCTGGTGAAGGCTGGCGCGCGGGTGGTGGAGGGCTCGATGGAGGACCGCGCGGTGCTGGACGCGGCCTTCCAGGGCGCCACGGCGCTCTTCTGGCTCAACCCGCCACCGAGCCGTCCGGACTACGTCTCCTGGTCCGAGGGCGTCGCCCGGGAGGCGGCGCGGGCGGCCAAGGCGCACGGCATCGGGCGCGTCGTGGTGCTGTCGAGCGTGGGGGCGCAGAACGGACCGGGCCTGGGCCCCGTCAGCTCCTTGCTCCCGGTGGAGAAGGCCTTCGAGGCGGAGCTTCCCAACGTCTACGCCCTGCGCGCGGGCTTCTTCATGGAGAACCTGCTGCACGATGTGACCGCGATTGCTCGCTCCGGCTCGCTGTTCACCCTCATGCCTCCGGACCAGAAGTTCCCCATGGTCGCGGTGGCGGACATCGCGGCGAAGGCGGCGGAGGTGCTGCTCGACGCCACGTGGACGGGACATCGCCAGGGCGGCGCGCAGGGGCCGGTGCACCTGTCGTTTCCCGAGGCCGCGGACATCCTCGCCGAGGCCCTGGGGCGCCCGGTGAAGTACGTGCGGATTCCCGCCGATGGCATGCGTCAAGGGCTGCTGGGTGCGGGGGCCCCCGCGTGGCTCGCGGAGGCCATGGTGGAGCTGTACGTCGGCGCGGGTGAGGGCCGGCTGGACGCGGCCGAGCCTCGCTCGAAGGACACCACCACGCCGACCCCACTGGCCCAGTTCGCGCGCACGGTGCTGCTGCCCGCGGTGGAGAAGGTGGCCCGGGCCGCCTGA
- a CDS encoding peptidoglycan-binding protein has translation MSVTSASRAQSKTITTLGKTPAATNKTATSPLLKSGSHGAKVLELQKELKAAGFNPGALDGKFGPKTKAAVVGFQKAHRLTQDGVVGPKTWGALKGDRFEPAHNKPPKTGGSHGAGGSTGGSQGAGGVTQPSNAPPGEKVNKMLAEAAKHIGFHEGAGNANPFSKFFGRPGEAWCADFVSYAATKAGLHMNTASAQGVQDAIAKKGNWKGRNNPQPGDAITFDWQGKNGHADHVGLVEKVYTKGGKTYVQTIEGNSSDQVRRKTYLATDPVIKGYGKIT, from the coding sequence ATGTCGGTTACTTCTGCTTCCCGAGCCCAGTCCAAGACGATCACCACGCTGGGCAAGACCCCGGCCGCGACGAACAAGACGGCGACCTCGCCCTTGCTGAAGTCGGGCAGCCACGGCGCCAAGGTGTTGGAACTCCAGAAGGAACTGAAGGCGGCGGGCTTCAACCCGGGGGCGCTGGACGGCAAGTTCGGCCCGAAGACGAAGGCGGCCGTGGTGGGCTTCCAGAAGGCCCACCGCTTGACGCAGGACGGCGTCGTCGGGCCCAAGACGTGGGGTGCCCTCAAGGGTGACCGGTTCGAGCCCGCGCACAACAAGCCGCCCAAGACGGGTGGCAGCCACGGCGCGGGCGGCTCCACGGGCGGCAGCCAGGGCGCGGGCGGCGTCACGCAGCCCTCGAACGCGCCGCCGGGCGAGAAGGTCAACAAGATGCTGGCCGAGGCGGCCAAGCACATCGGCTTCCACGAGGGCGCGGGCAACGCCAACCCGTTCTCCAAGTTCTTCGGGCGCCCGGGCGAGGCGTGGTGCGCGGACTTCGTGAGCTACGCGGCCACGAAGGCGGGCCTGCACATGAACACGGCGTCCGCGCAGGGCGTGCAGGACGCCATCGCGAAGAAGGGCAACTGGAAGGGCCGCAACAACCCGCAGCCGGGCGACGCCATCACCTTCGACTGGCAGGGCAAGAACGGCCATGCCGACCACGTGGGCCTGGTGGAGAAGGTCTACACGAAGGGCGGCAAGACCTACGTCCAGACCATCGAGGGGAACTCGAGCGACCAGGTGCGCCGCAAGACCTACCTGGCGACCGATCCGGTCATCAAGGGCTACGGGAAGATCACCTGA
- the tgt gene encoding tRNA guanosine(34) transglycosylase Tgt yields the protein MAVRFELLSTDPTGARAGILHTRRGSFPTPMFMPVATHAGFRHLSMEEAKEAGAMILLANTYHLMLRPGAQVFKRFGGIHPFMGWQGGVLTDSGGFQIFSLPEDRLITEKGAHFRSFHDNSRQLLSPESSIAMQQAINSEIMMVLDVCIDSRTDEAGTREAMERTHRWAVRSLEAKAKVDTGQALFGIVQGGVFPNLRDESAAFLTKLPFDGFAIGGLAVGETKAERETMTARATESLPRDKPRYLMGVGTPTDLIEAVLRGVDMFDCIIPTKMAQQGYAYTFQGLVRITRSVFQLSDEPLDATCDCYVCKGYTRGYLQHLMRGKHHLGSRMLSVHNVRHYQMLMARLRAGILQGTYAEVARELKAAIATPKDLKDEASVANATLKEVG from the coding sequence ATGGCCGTCCGCTTCGAACTGCTCTCCACCGACCCCACCGGCGCCCGCGCGGGCATCCTCCACACCCGGCGGGGCTCGTTCCCCACGCCCATGTTCATGCCGGTGGCCACGCACGCCGGCTTCCGCCACCTGTCCATGGAGGAGGCCAAGGAGGCGGGCGCGATGATCCTCCTGGCGAACACCTACCACCTGATGCTCCGGCCGGGTGCCCAGGTGTTCAAGCGCTTCGGGGGCATCCATCCCTTCATGGGCTGGCAGGGCGGGGTGCTGACCGACTCGGGCGGCTTCCAAATCTTCTCCCTGCCGGAGGACCGCCTCATCACGGAGAAGGGCGCCCACTTCCGCAGCTTCCACGACAACAGCCGTCAGCTCCTCAGCCCCGAGTCGAGCATCGCCATGCAGCAGGCGATCAACTCGGAGATCATGATGGTGCTGGACGTGTGCATCGACTCGCGCACGGACGAGGCGGGCACGCGCGAGGCCATGGAGCGCACCCACCGTTGGGCGGTGCGCAGCCTGGAGGCCAAGGCCAAGGTGGACACCGGCCAGGCCCTCTTCGGCATCGTCCAGGGCGGCGTCTTCCCGAACCTGCGCGACGAGAGCGCCGCCTTCCTCACGAAGCTGCCCTTCGACGGGTTCGCCATTGGCGGGCTCGCCGTGGGTGAGACGAAGGCCGAGCGCGAGACGATGACGGCGCGCGCCACCGAGTCCCTCCCGCGCGACAAGCCCCGCTACCTCATGGGCGTGGGCACCCCCACCGACCTCATCGAGGCGGTGCTGCGCGGGGTGGACATGTTCGACTGCATCATCCCCACGAAGATGGCCCAGCAGGGCTATGCCTACACGTTCCAGGGACTGGTGCGCATCACCCGCTCCGTGTTCCAGCTCTCGGACGAGCCGCTCGACGCGACGTGCGACTGCTACGTCTGCAAGGGCTACACGCGCGGCTACCTCCAGCACCTCATGCGCGGCAAGCACCACCTGGGCTCGCGCATGCTGTCGGTCCACAACGTCCGCCACTACCAGATGCTCATGGCCCGGCTGCGCGCCGGGATCCTCCAGGGCACCTATGCCGAGGTCGCCCGGGAGCTGAAGGCCGCCATCGCCACCCCCAAGGACCTCAAGGACGAGGCGAGTGTTGCAAATGCGACACTCAAGGAAGTCGGCTAA
- a CDS encoding methyltransferase: MAESENPRDGEFELVTLRNGSRAVRHLGHGEVMHPSVGPWKEALGLYVDPPRLADRLRQPGAPLVILDVGLGAATNAVAALTRARELGGERRRELHLVSFEVDLAPLRLALADPQGFPFLQPFREAAEALIRDGRWEEDGLRWELKLGEARAHLRGPLPVADLVFFDPFSPASNPDMWTEHALAEVRRHCREEGEGALLMTYSAATPTRVTLLLAGFYVGAGAATGTKGETTVASTRRESLDAPLGARWLERWKRSSSRAPHGADLTPEVEARLLSHPQWR, from the coding sequence ATGGCTGAGTCCGAGAATCCCCGCGACGGTGAGTTCGAACTCGTCACCCTGAGGAATGGCTCCCGCGCCGTGCGCCACCTGGGGCACGGCGAGGTGATGCACCCCTCGGTGGGACCCTGGAAGGAGGCGCTCGGCCTCTACGTGGATCCGCCGCGTCTGGCGGACCGCCTGCGCCAGCCCGGCGCGCCCCTGGTCATCCTGGATGTGGGACTGGGGGCGGCCACCAACGCCGTGGCCGCGCTCACCCGCGCCAGGGAGCTGGGCGGCGAGCGGCGGCGCGAGCTGCACCTCGTCAGCTTCGAGGTGGACCTCGCTCCGCTGCGGCTGGCCCTGGCGGATCCGCAGGGCTTTCCCTTCCTCCAACCCTTCCGAGAGGCCGCCGAGGCCCTCATCCGGGACGGCCGGTGGGAGGAAGACGGCCTGCGCTGGGAGCTGAAGCTCGGGGAGGCCCGGGCGCACCTGCGCGGCCCGTTGCCGGTGGCCGACCTGGTGTTCTTCGATCCGTTCTCTCCGGCCTCCAACCCGGACATGTGGACCGAGCACGCGCTGGCCGAGGTGCGCCGCCACTGCCGCGAAGAGGGGGAGGGGGCCCTGCTGATGACCTACAGCGCGGCCACGCCCACGCGGGTGACGCTGCTGCTGGCCGGCTTCTACGTGGGAGCGGGGGCCGCCACGGGCACCAAGGGCGAGACGACGGTGGCCTCCACCCGGCGCGAGTCCCTGGACGCCCCCCTGGGAGCCCGGTGGCTGGAGCGTTGGAAGCGCTCCTCCTCCCGGGCTCCGCACGGCGCGGACCTTACGCCCGAGGTCGAGGCGCGCCTTCTGAGCCACCCCCAGTGGCGCTGA
- a CDS encoding DUF2378 family protein, with protein MNPEKLVFAQTVEALFVRALENRLTPACREHLRRAGLDLDQKLERAYTLEQWREFLRIAAGHVYGGVPAEAAYYSLGERFMDAYFGTFFGRALLGVVRLAGPRRALLRSGLGFRAGNNFSEVKIVERSPTSLELWMNDVLADQPTFAAGLLARAVELCGGQRVVSLPEEFDGTSATYHVRWSELPSEAALSATGGGSEGAPRPRA; from the coding sequence ATGAATCCAGAGAAGCTTGTTTTCGCCCAAACCGTGGAGGCGCTCTTCGTTCGCGCCCTCGAGAACCGCCTGACTCCCGCGTGTCGGGAGCACCTGCGGCGGGCGGGCCTGGACCTCGATCAAAAGTTGGAGCGCGCCTACACCCTGGAGCAGTGGCGCGAGTTCCTGCGCATCGCCGCGGGCCACGTCTATGGCGGCGTCCCCGCCGAGGCGGCGTACTACTCGCTGGGCGAGCGCTTCATGGACGCCTACTTCGGGACGTTCTTCGGCCGCGCCCTGCTCGGCGTCGTTCGCCTCGCCGGGCCGCGCCGAGCCCTGCTGCGCTCGGGACTCGGCTTTCGCGCCGGCAACAACTTCAGTGAGGTCAAAATCGTTGAGCGCAGCCCCACGTCGCTGGAGCTTTGGATGAACGACGTGCTGGCGGATCAGCCCACCTTCGCGGCCGGGCTGCTGGCCCGCGCGGTGGAGCTCTGCGGCGGGCAGCGCGTGGTGTCGCTACCCGAGGAGTTCGACGGCACGTCCGCCACCTACCACGTGCGCTGGTCCGAGCTGCCCAGCGAGGCGGCCCTCAGCGCCACTGGGGGTGGCTCAGAAGGCGCGCCTCGACCTCGGGCGTAA
- a CDS encoding LysR family transcriptional regulator has protein sequence MSPVHARASTSPRTRAAPAKPRELDLADIDLNLLLALDALLTEVNVTRAAEQLGLTQSAMSHALARLREHLGDPLLIRGRGGMVLTPRAAQLTAPLHRGLVELQRALRAEHDFEPATAARSFTVATRDYFAAVMLPPAMELLGREAPRVDLVVRHVETSSFPSLLETGEVDLAVVPSHTEAPAFLRQQKLFTEDFLCAVRRGHPAVRRGLDLDTYLKLSHLLISPQGQGPGIVDVELAKRGLARRIALRLPYFLITPAILERTDCVVTAPRRMLEAFSPHHALDVFPPPIPIRTFDVRQVWHERFENDPAHRWLRGLMARAVGVNPGASRTPRASRPVRITQSS, from the coding sequence ATGAGCCCCGTGCATGCCCGTGCTTCCACCTCACCGCGCACCCGCGCCGCCCCCGCGAAGCCGCGCGAGCTGGACCTGGCGGACATCGACCTCAACCTGCTGCTCGCGCTCGACGCGCTGCTGACCGAGGTCAACGTCACGCGGGCGGCCGAGCAATTGGGCCTCACCCAGTCCGCGATGAGCCACGCGCTGGCGCGGCTGCGCGAACACCTGGGAGACCCGCTGCTCATCCGCGGACGGGGCGGCATGGTGCTCACCCCGAGGGCCGCGCAGTTGACCGCCCCGCTCCACCGCGGGCTGGTGGAGCTGCAGCGCGCGCTGCGCGCCGAGCATGACTTCGAGCCCGCCACCGCCGCGCGAAGCTTCACCGTGGCCACGCGCGACTACTTCGCCGCGGTGATGCTGCCGCCCGCCATGGAGCTGCTCGGCCGAGAGGCGCCCCGAGTCGACCTGGTGGTGCGGCACGTGGAGACGTCGAGCTTCCCCAGCCTGCTGGAGACCGGCGAGGTGGACCTCGCCGTGGTGCCCTCCCACACCGAGGCGCCCGCGTTCTTGCGCCAGCAGAAGCTCTTCACCGAGGACTTCCTCTGCGCGGTGCGGCGCGGCCACCCCGCGGTGCGCCGAGGGCTGGACCTGGACACCTACCTGAAGCTGTCCCACCTGCTCATCAGCCCGCAGGGCCAGGGCCCCGGCATCGTGGACGTGGAGCTGGCCAAGCGCGGCCTGGCGCGCCGCATCGCCCTGCGCCTGCCGTACTTCCTCATCACCCCCGCCATCCTGGAGCGCACCGACTGCGTCGTCACCGCGCCCCGCCGGATGCTGGAGGCCTTCTCGCCCCACCACGCCCTCGACGTCTTCCCGCCGCCCATCCCCATCCGCACCTTCGACGTCCGGCAGGTGTGGCACGAGCGGTTCGAGAACGACCCGGCCCACCGGTGGCTGCGCGGCCTCATGGCCCGTGCCGTGGGTGTGAATCCCGGTGCGTCTCGGACGCCCCGAGCCTCACGCCCCGTCCGCATCACGCAGTCTTCCTGA